A part of Apodemus sylvaticus chromosome 19, mApoSyl1.1, whole genome shotgun sequence genomic DNA contains:
- the LOC127669356 gene encoding olfactory receptor 10C1-like isoform X1, whose translation MVCCPFFQEMSINCSLWQENSLSVKRFAFAKFSEVPGECFLLFTLILLMFLVSLTGNTLIALAICTSSALHTPMYFFLANLSLLEIGYTCSVIPKMLQSLVSEAREISREGCATQMFFFIFFGITECSLLAAMAFDRYMAICAPLHYATRMNRGVCAHLAIVSWGMGCIVGLGQTNFIFSLNFCGPCEIDHFFCDLPPLLALACGDTSQNEAAIFVAAVLCIFSPFLLIISSYVRILVAVLLMPSPEGRHKALSTCSSHLLVVTLFYGSTSATYLRPKSSHSPEIDKLLALFYTAVTSMVNPIIYSLRNKEVKGALRRTLGLKKVLTISK comes from the coding sequence ATGGTATGCTGTCCTTTCTTTCAGGAGATGAGTATCAACTGCTCTCTGTGGCAAGAGAACAGTTTGTCTGTCAAACGCTTTGCATTTGCCAAGTTCTCTGAGGTCCCTGGAGAATGCTTCCTTCTGTTCACCCTCATCCTCCTCATGTTCTTAGTATCACTGACAGGAAATACACTCATAGCCCTTGCCATCTGTACCAGTTCAGCcctgcacacccccatgtacttctttctgGCCAACTTGTCTCTCCTGGAAATTGGCTACACTTGCTCTGTCATACCCAAGATGCTGCAGAGCCTTGTGAGTGAGGCCCGAGAGATCTCTCGGGAGGGATGTGCCACACAGatgtttttcttcatattctttggTATAACTGAGTGCAGCCTATTGGCAGCTATGGCCTTTGACCGTTACATGGCCATATGTGCCCCACTACACTATGCAACTCGAATGAATCGTGGTGTATGTGCCCATTTGGCTATAGTTTCCTGGGGAATGGGATGTATTGTAGGGTTGGGACAgaccaattttattttctccttgaaCTTCTGTGGACCCTGCGAGATAgaccacttcttctgtgaccttCCACCTCTCCTGGCACTTGCTTGTGGAGATACATCCCAAAATGAAGCTGCAATCTTTGTGGCAGCAGTCCTCTGCATATTTAGTCCATTTTTGCTGATCATATCTTCCTATGTCAGAATTCTGGTTGCAGTGCTGCTGATGCCTTCACCTGAGGGGCGCCATAAAGCTCTCTCCACTTGTTCCTCCCACCTACTTGTAGTCACACTCTTCTATGGCTCAACATCTGCTACCTATTTGAGGCCCAAATCTAGCCACTCACCAGAAATTGATAAACTCTTGGCCCTCTTCTACACAGCAGTGACATCCATGGTGAACCCCATCATCTATAGCTTAAGGAACAAGGAAGTTAAGGGAGCACTGAGAAGAACTCTGggactgaagaaagttctgacAATAAGTAAGTAA
- the LOC127669356 gene encoding olfactory receptor 10A2-like isoform X2, translating to MSINCSLWQENSLSVKRFAFAKFSEVPGECFLLFTLILLMFLVSLTGNTLIALAICTSSALHTPMYFFLANLSLLEIGYTCSVIPKMLQSLVSEAREISREGCATQMFFFIFFVTLFYGSTSATYLRPKSSHSPEIDKLLALFYTAVTSMVNPIIYSLRNKEVKGALRRTLGLKKVLTISK from the exons ATGAGTATCAACTGCTCTCTGTGGCAAGAGAACAGTTTGTCTGTCAAACGCTTTGCATTTGCCAAGTTCTCTGAGGTCCCTGGAGAATGCTTCCTTCTGTTCACCCTCATCCTCCTCATGTTCTTAGTATCACTGACAGGAAATACACTCATAGCCCTTGCCATCTGTACCAGTTCAGCcctgcacacccccatgtacttctttctgGCCAACTTGTCTCTCCTGGAAATTGGCTACACTTGCTCTGTCATACCCAAGATGCTGCAGAGCCTTGTGAGTGAGGCCCGAGAGATCTCTCGGGAGGGATGTGCCACACAGatgtttttcttcatattctttg TCACACTCTTCTATGGCTCAACATCTGCTACCTATTTGAGGCCCAAATCTAGCCACTCACCAGAAATTGATAAACTCTTGGCCCTCTTCTACACAGCAGTGACATCCATGGTGAACCCCATCATCTATAGCTTAAGGAACAAGGAAGTTAAGGGAGCACTGAGAAGAACTCTGggactgaagaaagttctgacAATAAGTAAGTAA